One window of Quercus robur chromosome 5, dhQueRobu3.1, whole genome shotgun sequence genomic DNA carries:
- the LOC126728718 gene encoding uncharacterized protein At4g02000-like, whose amino-acid sequence MEDDEDSNEEVEVLREGLATVKFSKEFKQHIRTPWSKAIIIKVYGRTVGFSFLHGRLLSMWKPVGRLDCVGLGHDFFLVRLSLKEDYENNLRKGPWFIGEHFLSIRPWELNFRPASTSVTSIVVWIRLNKLPIEYYNVEALLQIGKSIGNVLRIDTYTASEAKGRFARLCVHIDIDKPLITAILIGKFEQTVCYKGIQKLCFSCGRMGHRRENCTYTIRQCS is encoded by the coding sequence ATGGAAGACGATGAAGACTCAAATGAGGAAGTAGAGGTACTTCGTGAAGGACTAGCTACTGTTAAGTTTTCTAAAGAATTCAAGCAACACATTCGCACTCCATGGTCCAAAGCAATCATTATCAAGGTCTATGGTAGAACGGTTGGGTTCAGCTTTCTACACGGTAGACTACTATCCATGTGGAAACCCGTTGGTAGGCTAGACTGTGTGGGTTTGGGGCATGACTTTTTCCTTGTGAGGTTGTCATTGAAAGAAGATTATGAAAATAACCTTAGGAAGGGTCCTTGGTTTATTGGTGAGCATTTCCTCTCTATTAGGCCATGGGAGCTGAATTTCCGACCAGCATCCACGAGTGTTACTTCAATAGTAGTATGGATAAGACTCAATAAGCTTCCAATTGAGTACTACAATGTGGAAGCTCTTCTTCAGATTGGGAAATCCATTGGCAATGTTCTCAGAATAGATACTTATACTGCCTCTGAAGCTAAAGGAAGGTTTGCTAGGCTCTGTGTTCATATTGATATTGACAAACCTTTGATCACAGCAATTTTAATTGGAAAGTTTGAACAAACAGTATGCTATAAGGGTATTCAAAAGTTGTGCTTCTCTTGTGGAAGAATGGGTCATCGGAGGGAAAATTGCACGTACACAATCCGTCAATGTTCTTAA
- the LOC126727107 gene encoding uncharacterized protein LOC126727107 codes for MGNCLRRESSSMVWAGDDWGSLNSSKNHHDAMFAEADHDHKGNNVERHRLLGNMSSSSASAGNNHAREVKIKITKKELEELVNMQGLSMEQVLARLAEAAADGKYELERQRSWRPALQSIPEVN; via the coding sequence ATGGGAAACTGCTTGAGACGTGAATCTAGTTCAATGGTATGGGCTGGTGATGATTGGGGTTCCCTCAATTCTTCAAAGAACCACCATGATGCAATGTTTGCTGAAGCTGATCATGACCATAAAGGCAACAACGTGGAAAGGCATAGGCTTCTTGGTAACATGTCTTCCTCTTCTGCAAGTGCTGGTAATAATCATGCAAGAGAGGTGAAGATCAAGATTACAAAGAAGGAGCTGGAAGAGTTGGTAAACATGCAAGGTTTGTCTATGGAACAAGTTCTTGCTCGTTTAGCAGAAGCTGCTGCTGATGGTAAATATGAGTTGGAACGTCAAAGGTCATGGAGGCCAGCCCTGCAAAGCATTCCAGAGGTTAATTAA
- the LOC126727112 gene encoding uncharacterized GPI-anchored protein At1g61900-like isoform X2 produces the protein MKGRVFFKLGLNIILLEVFLLALCFHESCCSQLDHLTGPVLMEKRRDAFLPEISPSGSPQPFIPMLAPSPLIPFTNTTTPKLSGLCMLNFTAAKSLLSTTSVDCWSAFAPFLANVICCPQLEATLAIIIGQSSKETNVLALNGTLAKFCLSDIEQILVGQGANFNVTQICSTHASNLTQNSCPVIDVNEFENTVDTSKLLAACAEIDSVKECCNQICQGAILEAATRIALKASELLSVDGPHVLPEHSTTINDCRSIVHRWLASKLDPPLAKHVLRVLSNCNVNKVCPLNFPDMKHVAKGCGHGISNQTACCSAMGSYVSHLQKQSFITNLQALDCAASLGTKLRKSNITKDVYGLCHISLKDFSLQVGTQEAGCLLPSLPSDATLDPTSGISFLCDLNDNIAAPWPTTSQVQASSCNKTIKIPALPAATSAQSGLYNDDVMLFLLIASLMVPLMLL, from the exons ATGAAAGGGAGGGTTTTTTTCAAGCTCGGTCTCAATATCATTCTTCTGGAAGTGTTCCTATTAGCTCTCT GTTTTCATGAATCTTGCTGCAGCCAGTTAGATCATCTTACGGGTCCTGTTTTGATGGAAAAAAGAAGGGATGCTTTTTTGCCCGAGATCTCTCCTAGTGGGTCTCCTCAGCCGTTTATTCCTATGCTTGCACCTTCACCATTGATACCCTTCACAAATACTACCACTCCAAAATTATCAG GACTCTGTATGTTAAACTTCACTGCTGCGAAAAGCTTGCTGAGTACAACATCAGTAGATTGCTGGTCCGCTTTTGCACCGTTTCTGGCTAATGTCATTTGTTGTCCGCAGTTGGAAGCCACTCTTGCAATTATCATTGGTCAATCGAGTAAAGAAACCAATGTCCTTGCTTTAAATGGGACCCTTGCCAAATTTTGCCTCTCAGACATTGAGCAGATTTTGGTTGGTCAGGGTGCTAATTTTAATGTGACACAGATATGTTCAACTCATGCCTCAAATCTCACTCAAAACTCTTGCCCGGTCATTGATGTTAATGAGTTTGAGAACACTGTAGATACTTCTAAGCTTCTGGCAGCTTGTGCTGAGATTGATTCTGTGAAAGAATGCTGTAACCAAATTTGTCAGGGTGCAATATTAGAAGCTGCTACGAGGATTGCATTGAAAGCTTCTGAGCTATTGAGCGTTGATGGGCCCCATGTTTTACCTGAGCACTCAACTACTATAAATGATTGTAGAAGTATCGTCCACAGATGGCTGGCAAGTAAACTTGATCCTCCTCTTGCGAAGCATGTTCTCAGAGTACTATCAAATTGCAATGTTAATAAAG TTTGCCCCCTGAATTTCCCTGACATGAAGCATGTCGCAAAGGGCTGTGGGCATGGGATAAGTAACCAGACGGCATGCTGTAGTGCCATGGGAAGCTATGTCTCCCACTTGCAAAAGCAGAGTTTTATAACCAACTTGCAAGCTTTGGATTGTGCTGCATCATTGGGAACAAAGTTAAGGAAGTCAAATATTACAAAAGATGTATATGGCCTCTGTCATATAAGCCTCAAGGATTTCTCCCTTCAAG TTGGAACTCAAG AGGCTGGATGTCTTTTGCCTAGCTTGCCTTCTGATGCAACATTAGACCCGACTTCAGGAATAAGCTTCCTTTGTGATTTAAATGACAACATTGCAGCTCCATGGCCCACTACATCTCAAGTGCAAGCTTCTTCATGCAATAAAA CTATTAAAATTCCTGCACTTCCAGCAGCCACATCTGCCCAAAGTG
- the LOC126727112 gene encoding uncharacterized GPI-anchored protein At1g61900-like isoform X1, with protein MKGRVFFKLGLNIILLEVFLLALCFHESCCSQLDHLTGPVLMEKRRDAFLPEISPSGSPQPFIPMLAPSPLIPFTNTTTPKLSGLCMLNFTAAKSLLSTTSVDCWSAFAPFLANVICCPQLEATLAIIIGQSSKETNVLALNGTLAKFCLSDIEQILVGQGANFNVTQICSTHASNLTQNSCPVIDVNEFENTVDTSKLLAACAEIDSVKECCNQICQGAILEAATRIALKASELLSVDGPHVLPEHSTTINDCRSIVHRWLASKLDPPLAKHVLRVLSNCNVNKVCPLNFPDMKHVAKGCGHGISNQTACCSAMGSYVSHLQKQSFITNLQALDCAASLGTKLRKSNITKDVYGLCHISLKDFSLQVGTQEAGCLLPSLPSDATLDPTSGISFLCDLNDNIAAPWPTTSQVQASSCNKTIKIPALPAATSAQSGLYNDDVMLFLLIASLMVPLMLL; from the exons ATGAAAGGGAGGGTTTTTTTCAAGCTCGGTCTCAATATCATTCTTCTGGAAGTGTTCCTATTAGCTCTCT GTTTTCATGAATCTTGCTGCAGCCAGTTAGATCATCTTACGGGTCCTGTTTTGATGGAAAAAAGAAGGGATGCTTTTTTGCCCGAGATCTCTCCTAGTGGGTCTCCTCAGCCGTTTATTCCTATGCTTGCACCTTCACCATTGATACCCTTCACAAATACTACCACTCCAAAATTATCAG GACTCTGTATGTTAAACTTCACTGCTGCGAAAAGCTTGCTGAGTACAACATCAGTAGATTGCTGGTCCGCTTTTGCACCGTTTCTGGCTAATGTCATTTGTTGTCCGCAGTTGGAAGCCACTCTTGCAATTATCATTGGTCAATCGAGTAAAGAAACCAATGTCCTTGCTTTAAATGGGACCCTTGCCAAATTTTGCCTCTCAGACATTGAGCAGATTTTGGTTGGTCAGGGTGCTAATTTTAATGTGACACAGATATGTTCAACTCATGCCTCAAATCTCACTCAAAACTCTTGCCCGGTCATTGATGTTAATGAGTTTGAGAACACTGTAGATACTTCTAAGCTTCTGGCAGCTTGTGCTGAGATTGATTCTGTGAAAGAATGCTGTAACCAAATTTGTCAGGGTGCAATATTAGAAGCTGCTACGAGGATTGCATTGAAAGCTTCTGAGCTATTGAGCGTTGATGGGCCCCATGTTTTACCTGAGCACTCAACTACTATAAATGATTGTAGAAGTATCGTCCACAGATGGCTGGCAAGTAAACTTGATCCTCCTCTTGCGAAGCATGTTCTCAGAGTACTATCAAATTGCAATGTTAATAAAG TTTGCCCCCTGAATTTCCCTGACATGAAGCATGTCGCAAAGGGCTGTGGGCATGGGATAAGTAACCAGACGGCATGCTGTAGTGCCATGGGAAGCTATGTCTCCCACTTGCAAAAGCAGAGTTTTATAACCAACTTGCAAGCTTTGGATTGTGCTGCATCATTGGGAACAAAGTTAAGGAAGTCAAATATTACAAAAGATGTATATGGCCTCTGTCATATAAGCCTCAAGGATTTCTCCCTTCAAG TTGGAACTCAAG AGGCTGGATGTCTTTTGCCTAGCTTGCCTTCTGATGCAACATTAGACCCGACTTCAGGAATAAGCTTCCTTTGTGATTTAAATGACAACATTGCAGCTCCATGGCCCACTACATCTCAAGTGCAAGCTTCTTCATGCAATAAAA CTATTAAAATTCCTGCACTTCCAGCAGCCACATCTGCCCAAAGTG GACTTTATAATGACGATGTCATGCTTTTTCTGCTCATTGCTTCCTTAATGGTCCCTCTAATGCTATTGTAA
- the LOC126727111 gene encoding protein DETOXIFICATION 40-like has translation MDTIDSELHEPILQSKRPTPVTVSSELEETLSNTEISNFSRLKSGTWIELKTLFRLAAPAVVVYLLNNVTSMSTQIFCGHLGNLELAAASLGNNGIQIFAYGLMLGMGSAVETLCGQAYGAHKFEMLGVYLQRSMILLMCTGVLVMFIYIFSKPLLLALGESSSIASAAAIFVYGLIPQIFAYAANFPIQKFLQAQSIVAPSSYISAATLVVHLLLSWIVIYKLGWGLLGAALMLSFSWWIIVIAQFVYILVSDRCKYTWTGLSWQAFSGLWDFLKLSTASAIMLCLETWYYQILVLIAGLLQNAEIALDALSICMTVSGWVYMISVGFNAAASVRVSNELGAGHPKSAAFSVVIVTLSSAVIAVICAILVLALRHVISYVFTSGSTVADAVSELSPFLAISIILNGIQPVLSGVAVGCGWQAFVAYVNVGCYYIIGIPLGAVLGFKFDLGAKGIWSGMIGGTFIQTLILIWFTFRTDWTKEVEKAKLRLDKWEDKKESLLTD, from the exons atggaCACCATTGACAGTGAGCTCCATGAACCCATATTACAATCAAAACGACCAACACCAGTGACAGTGAGTTCTGAACTAGAAGAAACCCTATCCAACACCGAGATTTCAAACTTTAGCCGCCTAAAATCCGGTACATGGATTGAACTGAAAACTCTCTTTCGCCTAGCAGCACCTGCGGTAGTGGTTTACTTACTCAACAATGTCACTTCCATGTCCACACAAATCTTTTGTGGTCATCTAGGTAATCTTGAGCTCGCTGCTGCCTCTCTTGGTAACAATGGTATCCAAATATTCGCCTATGGACTCATG CTTGGAATGGGAAGCGCAGTGGAAACACTATGTGGGCAGGCTTATGGTGCTCACAAGTTTGAAATGCTAGGCGTATATCTTCAGCGATCAATGATCCTACTCATGTGTACTGGGGTCTTAGTTATGTTCATCTACATCTTCTCCAAGCCCCTCTTGCTTGCTTTAGGTGAATCAAGTTCCATTGCATCCGCGGCTGCAATTTTTGTCTATGGTCTTATCCCACAAATCTTTGCCTATGCTGCTAATTTTCCCATACAAAAGTTTCTGCAAGCACAAAGCATAGTGGCACCTAGCTCGTACATCTCTGCAGCTACGCTAGTTGTGCATTTACTATTGAGCTGGATTGTGATTTACAAACTGGGCTGGGGATTGTTGGGTGCGGCATTGATGTTGAGCTTTTCATGGTGGATCATAGTGATTGCGCAGTTTGTGTACATATTGGTGAGTGACAGGTGCAAATACACATGGACTGGACTTAGCTGGCAAGCTTTTTCTGGGCTCTGGGACTTTTTGAAATTATCTACTGCATCAGCTATCATGCTATGTCTGGAGACTTGGTATTATCAGATACTTGTGTTGATTGCTGGGTTGCTCCAAAATGCTGAGATTGCTTTGGACGCTCTCTCCATTTG CATGACCGTATCAGGATGGGTGTACATGATATCAGTGGGTTTCAATGCTGCTGCAAG TGTAAGGGTGAGCAATGAGCTAGGAGCTGGACATCCAAAATCTGCGGCATTTTCTGTGGTGATAGTAACACTAAGTTCTGCCGTCATCGCGGTGATCTGCGCCATCCTTGTTCTTGCCTTGAGGCATGTCATTAGCTATGTATTTACGAGTGGTTCAACTGTGGCTGATGCTGTCTCAGAACTCTCTCCCTTCCTTGCCATATCTATCATACTCAATGGAATCCAACCCGTTTTGTCTG gAGTGGCTGTCGGCTGTGGATGGCAAGCATTTGTTGCGTACGTTAACGTGGGGTGTTACTACATTATTGGTATCCCATTGGGTGCAGTACTTGGCTTTAAATTCGACCTTGGAGCTAAG GGCATTTGGTCTGGGATGATAGGGGGCACTTTTATACAGACTCTCATTTTAATTTGGTTCACATTTCGGACAGATTGGACTAAAGAG GTTGAAAAAGCGAAGTTGCGTTTGGATAAGTGGGAAGACAAGAAGGAATCTCTTTTGACGGATTAA